One window of Penaeus chinensis breed Huanghai No. 1 chromosome 3, ASM1920278v2, whole genome shotgun sequence genomic DNA carries:
- the LOC125041931 gene encoding uncharacterized protein LOC125041931 codes for MFPLSLLCSRDAKTQMAMSKCNGGVWEATTPVLNCKHTGCLMSPPQVPDHGSINWNQQRGAGAKAIYGCIDGYKSDNGYYPQVECVNKTWVGFPSEWRCIRNDAPLKEIVLPKDETELNYFFVVTIPSVGGLVLVIIFCLCCTRTDSPLFNICSTKVSKHYSKA; via the exons atgtttcctctctctctcctgtgctcCAGGGACGCCAAGACTCAGATGGCCATGTCCAAGTGCAACGGCGGCGTCTGGGAGGCCACGACGCCCGTTCTCAA TTGCAAGCACACGGGCTGCCTGATGTCGCCGCCGCAGGTGCCTGACCACGGCTCCATCAACTGGAACCAGCAGCGGGGCGCGGGGGCGAAGGCCATCTACGGCTGCATCGACGGCTACAA ATCTGACAACGGCTACTACCCTCAAGTGGAGTGCGTGAACAAAACCTGGGTTGGCTTCCCGAGCGAGTGGCGCTGCATCCGGAACGACGCCCCGCTCAAGGAGATTGTGTTGCCGAAGGACGAGACGGAGCTCAACTATTTCTTCGTGGTGACGATCCCCTCCGTGGGCG GCTTGGTGCTCGTAATCATCTTCTGCTTGTGCTGCACAAGGACCGACTCGCCCCTCTTCAACATCTGCAGCACGAAGGTCAGCAAGCACTACTCGAAGGCGTAA
- the LOC125041924 gene encoding RNA-binding protein 5-like, translated as MEVNIALVYGRDRNGDTNLQGQGLGLTEMINAMAAQQHMYTAAAAYGSLEAAAYAQYPQYVAQVSREKLSAEHGISLREACPHATFLAPPHPQGAYIAPAPAPGGGRGHGHGHGHGHGHGRSAIDPYDGYAAPAYEPDPPRHRERRDREDRRRDRDRDRDRDRRDRDRDRRDRDRDRDRDRDRDRDRDRDRDRDRDRWRDEDRDRSPRRDRDHRDYRDYDRDRDNYEDERTDYKSQPPNNTIMVRGLAQHITENDIRADILACNLMPKDIRLVRKKESGASRGFAFVEFTTVHDATRWMEAKQGVLILQDVYRATLQYSIPKESSERQSKASQDWFCIRCGAHNFKRRDSCFKCSAPRHESEAGEEGSDEVCTYPTNTLLLRGLDVLSTEESVLQGIQHVGSDLPIRSVRIGRDPLTNTSRGVCYIELNSVLDSMQLHNKLAHAPPTIDGKQVTISYCKLNPNNGNGNNWSAQQQQQQQYHQPAEYTAGADIKQLAEYSASLYAQTPEEHASYVQYYTMYYQQQAQAYQQNQQQQGSSNQSDSVNAAAAVAQSALQAMQQKSAANTSTSGAAAVAAAAAQSTYSTPATTAPTTSDQTVTQTTPGSANYDGVQLQTGEYPTYPPPDVSTYQYDETSGYYYDPSTTLYYDASSQYYYNAESGQYLYWDAEKSTYLPAPVGEDGHEGKKGDKKEKEKDKQDKVKVAKKIAKDMERWAKAQNKRNESAVTGKAATAEPAGGSREGSGTGAADAAFAVLLERRDRASLVEKQSQVFQMHMKKDSAPVLASMKKSGLVAAYGGEGSDSEEESGAGLGGMGGEERLEEKLVDYTKMACLLCKRQFPNKEALGRHVQLSDLHKTNLETMRKSRGSGDGAGGLGGMTAAQYRDRAKERRQKYGEPSVPAPNKLKERYMAAREEVEATKYEEPTKQGIGSDNIGNKLLKKMGWTDGQGLGKANQGRTSIIETERRVATAGLGMQGSTYSVVGDSYKDCVKKMMFHRYQELDAQEKSVKS; from the exons ATGGAGGTAAACATTGCCCTCGTTTATGGGAGGGACCGAAATGGAGATACAAAT ctCCAAGGGCAGGGACTTGGCCTCACAGAGATGATTAATGCCATGGCCGCCCAACAACACATGTACACCGCAGCTGCGGCGTACGGCAGTCTAGAGGCTGCCGCCTATGCGCAATATCCGCAGTATGTTGCGCAGGTCAGC AGAGAAAAATTATCAGCTGAACATGGCATAAGTTTAAGAGAAGCTTGTCCTCATGCAACTTTTCtcgctcctccccatccccaggGAGCATACATTGCCCCGGCACCAGCGCCAGGAGGTGGGCGCGGACACGGGCATGGCCATGGGCACGGGCATGGCCATGGCCGGAGTGCCATTGACCCGTACGATGGGTATGCAGCCCCAGCCTATGAGCCAGATCCGCCCAGGCATCGTGAGCGGCGCGACAGAGAGGATCGCcgtagagacagggacagggacagggacagggaccgcagggatagagatagggatcgcagagatagggacagggacagggatcGGGACCGTGACAGGGAccgagacagggacagggaccgTGATAGGGACAGGGACCGCTGGAGGGATGAAGATCGCGACCGCAGCCCTCGCAGGGACAGAGATCACCGTGACTACAGGGACTATGACAGGGACAGAGATAA tTATGAAGATGAAAGGACAGATTATAAGTCACAGCCGCCTAACAACACTATCATGGTCAGGGGACTTGCACAACACATCACAGAGAATGAT aTTCGGGCAGACATCCTAGCATGCAACCTTATGCCAAAGGATATCCGCCTCGTCAGGAAAAAGGAGTCAG GTGCATCAAGAGGCTTTGCCTTCGTGGAGTTTACGACGGTACATGACGCCACACGGTGGATGGAAGCCAAACAG GGTGTACTTATCCTGCAAGATGTGTACAGAGCAACTTTGCAGTATTCCATCCCCAAGGAATCCTCCGAGCGGCAGTCTAAAGCATCACAAGACTGGTTTTGTATCAGG TGTGGTGCTCATAACTTCAAGCGTCGTGATTCCTGCTTCAAGTGCTCGGCCCCACGGCACGAGTCAGAGGCTGGTGAAGAAGGCAGTGACGAAGTGTGTACCTACCCAACCAATA ccTTGCTCCTGCGAGGACTGGATGTCCTAAGTACAGAAGAGAGTGTTCTTCAGGGCATCCAGCATGTGGGAAGTGACCTGCCCATAAGATCTGTGCGAATAGGGAGGGACCCCCTCACCAACACCTCTCGAGGGGTGTGCTACATTGAGCTGAATTCTGTTTTAGACTCGATGCAGTTGCACAATAAGCTTGCTCATGCACCTCCCACTATTGATGGCAAGCAG GTCACCATATCCTACTGCAAACTGAACccaaataatggcaatg GTAATAATTGGTCagcacagcagcagcaacaacagcagtacCATCAGCCTGCAGAGTATACTGCAGGTGCTGACATCAAACAGCTAGCAGAGTATAGTGCCTCTTTGTATGCCCAAACCCCAGAGGAGCATGCATCCTATGTCCAGTATTACACCATGTACTACCAACAGCAGGCACAG GCCTATCAgcagaatcaacaacaacaaggcaGTTCAAATCAGTCTGATTCAGTCAATGCTGCTGCTGCAGTTGCACAGTCTGCACTTCAAGCAATGCAGCAAAAGTCGGCAGCAAACACCTCCACAAGCGGTGCAGCGGCAGTTGCAGCGGCAGCAGCACAGAGCACCTACAGCACTCCTGCCACAACGGCACCAACAACCTCTGACCAGACAGTGACACAAACTACGCCCGGCTCTGCCAATTATGACGGAGTTCAGCTTCAAACTGGAGAATACCCCACTTACC cTCCTCCTGATGTCAGTACATACCAGTATGATGAAACCTCAGGTTACTATTATGATCCTTCCACCACACTGTACTATGACGCCAGCAGCCAATACTACTACAATGCTGAGAGTGGCCAGTATCTCTACTGGGATGCAGAGAAGTCCACTTACCTCCCAGCGCCTGTTGGGGAGGATGGCCACGAGGGCAAGAagggggataagaaagagaaggagaaggataagcaAGACAAG GTTAAAGTTGCAAAGAAGATTGCAAAAGATATGGAAAGGTGGGCTAAGGCTcagaataaaaggaatgaaagtGCCGTAACAGGGAAGGCTGCCACAGCGGAACCTGCTGGAGGTTCCCGTGAAGGAAGTGGAACGGGGGCTGCAGATGCTGCCTTTGCCGTGCTTTTGGAACGAAGAGACCGTGCTTCACTTGTTGAGAAGCAATCTCAGGTCTTCCAGATGCACATGAAGAAGGATTCGGCACCA GTTCTGGCAAGTATGAAGAAATCAGGCCTTGTGGCAGCATATGGAGGAGAGGGCAGTGACAGTGAAGAGGAGTCTGGGGCTGGCCTAGGGGGcatgggtggagaggagagactaGAAGAGAAACTGGTTGACTACACTAAAATGGCTTGTCTACTGTGCAAGAGACAGTTCCCCAACAAAGAGGCTCTGGGCAG GCATGTTCAGCTCTCAGACCTGCACAAAACCAACCTGGAGACCATGAGAAAGTCAAGAGGGTCGGGTGATGGCGCAGGTGGACTTGGTGGAATGACTGCGGCCCAGTACAGAGACCGAGCCAAGGAGAGGCGGCAGAAATATGGGGAGCCGAGTGTACCTGCGCCTAACAAACTCAAG GAACGTTACATGGCCGCCCGGGAAGAGGTCGAGGCTACCAAGTATGAAGAACCAACCAAACAGGGCATTGGCAGCGACAACATCGGAAACAAGCTGCTGAAGAAAATGGGCTGGACCGATGGGCAGGGGCTGGGCAAGGCGAACCAGGGCCGGACATCCATTATcgagacggagagaagggtggCCACTGCTGGCCTCGGGATGCAGGGCAGCACCTACAGCGTGGTCGGAGACAGCTACAAGGATTGTGTCAAGAAGATGATGTTCCACCGGTACCAGGAGCTTGATGCCCAAGAAAAATCTGTCAAGAGCTGA